One region of Planktothrix sp. FACHB-1365 genomic DNA includes:
- a CDS encoding GTPase domain-containing protein — MDPFTLLVLLMMASSPIFGGALVLSKWGDIMLALQGKKIAILGATGTGKTTMYEFLTKKSLPEKHKQTLLATTIKGGIFKFDERNIVLKKATDVSGGEASLAEWQKLFNEADFVFYLIRTDELLNESELTVKRVNKDLEQMATWNTNRSKNKLILQKKLIFLVGNHWTTDSRFEIAKKEQKLMEYKDKFFDLLRLQINKLNVFKEVKVVVGCLGNKEDARDLIMNILTEICNK; from the coding sequence ATGGATCCATTTACTTTATTAGTACTTTTGATGATGGCTAGTTCCCCCATATTCGGTGGGGCATTAGTATTGTCAAAATGGGGCGACATTATGCTCGCGTTGCAAGGAAAAAAAATCGCCATCCTCGGAGCGACAGGAACTGGCAAGACGACGATGTACGAATTTCTCACCAAAAAAAGTTTGCCTGAAAAACACAAGCAGACCCTGCTTGCAACAACTATAAAGGGTGGTATTTTTAAGTTCGACGAGCGGAATATCGTCCTCAAAAAGGCTACAGATGTCTCAGGTGGCGAAGCGTCCTTGGCAGAATGGCAAAAGCTTTTTAACGAAGCGGATTTCGTTTTTTACCTCATCAGAACTGACGAGCTTTTAAATGAAAGTGAGTTAACAGTGAAACGCGTCAATAAGGATCTGGAGCAGATGGCAACTTGGAATACAAATCGCTCTAAAAATAAACTTATTTTACAAAAGAAACTTATTTTTTTAGTTGGAAATCACTGGACAACCGATTCGCGCTTTGAGATAGCTAAAAAAGAGCAAAAACTGATGGAATATAAGGATAAGTTCTTCGATCTATTGAGGCTACAGATTAACAAGCTTAACGTTTTTAAAGAAGTAAAGGTGGTGGTTGGATGCCTGGGAAATAAGGAAGATGCGCGTGACCTCATTATGAATATTCTCACGGAGATATGTAACAAATGA
- a CDS encoding chitosanase, with protein sequence MGKKINCVTAYGNLSQEEIIAKVREIANDPNWWKAQWDAYISTYWEPTMKLIQQKGYRTALTIGALMDTAMNAGIGDDDPSYHWGVEHLIQEAMAQTQNESDFLGKFLELRLQYPTKNSGDMVKRVDVWQKLWRDQQWDMYINPNNYIQ encoded by the coding sequence TTGGGCAAAAAAATTAACTGCGTGACAGCTTACGGCAATCTGTCTCAGGAAGAAATCATTGCCAAAGTTCGCGAAATTGCCAATGACCCCAATTGGTGGAAAGCGCAGTGGGATGCTTATATCTCGACTTACTGGGAACCTACGATGAAGTTGATTCAGCAGAAGGGATATCGAACTGCGTTAACTATTGGCGCACTTATGGACACAGCTATGAACGCTGGTATCGGCGATGACGATCCTTCTTACCACTGGGGTGTAGAGCATTTAATCCAAGAGGCTATGGCCCAGACACAGAACGAATCAGATTTTCTGGGTAAGTTTTTAGAACTGCGTCTTCAATACCCCACGAAGAATAGCGGCGATATGGTAAAGCGCGTAGATGTTTGGCAAAAGTTGTGGCGTGATCAGCAGTGGGATATGTACATCAATCCGAATAATTACATTCAATAA
- a CDS encoding chitosanase codes for MIGKYSETLQKIPGLDYFPCGTLEQLNQLTSLNAQQITNILGTINIPEQSKSEWWLTANNEIIYGYAENIGDGRGVTIGIYGATTGEGYNDANVIWKNYGHEE; via the coding sequence ATGATTGGCAAATATTCGGAAACCCTGCAAAAAATACCTGGCCTTGACTATTTTCCCTGTGGCACACTAGAGCAGTTGAATCAACTCACTAGCCTGAATGCACAGCAAATTACAAACATCCTCGGCACAATCAACATACCTGAACAGAGTAAAAGCGAGTGGTGGCTGACAGCAAATAACGAAATCATCTACGGGTATGCAGAGAACATCGGTGATGGTCGTGGCGTAACTATTGGCATCTATGGTGCTACTACTGGTGAGGGTTACAACGACGCGAATGTTATTTGGAAAAATTATGGTCACGAGGAATAA
- a CDS encoding polysaccharide deacetylase family protein: protein MIQSIDSGNPNIDQIALTFDDGPHSEHTLNLLAVLNQHGVKATFFLLGENINGHESIVKQIVQEGHLIANHSKSHPDLLKCDDHTVLEQLTYTNTVIENITGKAPAYFRPPYGETDDRVNNLAGSLGLTPIMWSLDTNDWKGLGVDAIEKELMKATPGSIILCHDGVPASNQTIEAVNIAIPKLQQQGLNFVTLSELLVGGGQTEYPSADSPINIPHSSIPPIAQPVPGQKYAVQPEDDLSKIAEKSYGDGNEQSWRKIYEANINIIGSDPSIIKIGMVLDIP, encoded by the coding sequence ATGATTCAATCTATTGACTCTGGAAATCCAAACATAGACCAAATTGCCCTTACCTTCGATGACGGTCCGCATTCAGAACATACTCTAAATCTTCTCGCTGTACTCAATCAGCATGGCGTTAAAGCTACTTTTTTCTTGCTGGGGGAAAATATAAACGGTCATGAGAGTATTGTCAAACAGATAGTTCAGGAGGGTCATCTGATTGCCAATCATTCCAAGTCTCATCCAGATCTTTTGAAATGCGATGATCATACTGTTCTTGAGCAACTAACTTACACCAACACTGTCATTGAAAATATAACGGGGAAAGCTCCTGCGTATTTTCGTCCCCCTTATGGTGAAACCGACGATAGAGTAAATAATTTGGCAGGCAGTCTTGGTCTTACTCCTATCATGTGGTCTCTTGATACTAATGATTGGAAAGGATTAGGAGTAGATGCCATCGAAAAGGAATTGATGAAAGCCACGCCTGGTTCAATCATTCTCTGTCATGATGGTGTTCCCGCATCAAATCAAACAATAGAAGCGGTTAATATAGCAATTCCAAAACTCCAACAGCAAGGACTTAATTTTGTAACCCTATCTGAATTATTGGTAGGTGGTGGACAAACAGAATACCCGTCTGCGGATTCTCCAATCAATATTCCTCACAGTAGCATTCCGCCGATTGCCCAACCTGTACCTGGTCAAAAATATGCCGTCCAACCTGAAGATGATTTATCAAAAATAGCTGAAAAATCTTACGGAGATGGTAACGAACAATCTTGGCGAAAAATTTACGAGGCTAATATCAATATAATAGGTTCCGATCCTAGCATTATAAAAATAGGTATGGTGCTTGATATTCCTTGA
- a CDS encoding beta/gamma crystallin-related protein, whose product MASLVLFEHENFGGNSITIENDTSNLSDLGWNDKTSSVKIMSGEWQLWSNADFNGVALQLTPGDYPKLTEIDGRFNDVISSVKAFVG is encoded by the coding sequence ATGGCTTCATTAGTCCTTTTTGAACACGAAAACTTTGGTGGAAACTCAATTACTATTGAAAATGACACATCAAACCTTTCAGATTTAGGGTGGAACGACAAAACCTCATCAGTTAAAATAATGAGCGGTGAATGGCAGCTTTGGTCAAATGCGGACTTTAACGGTGTAGCTCTACAACTTACACCAGGGGACTATCCTAAACTCACAGAGATTGATGGAAGATTCAATGATGTTATTTCGTCTGTTAAAGCTTTTGTTGGATAG
- a CDS encoding CHASE2 domain-containing protein, giving the protein MNKLVILNMGKGDLNKGFPSVNAQLFEDGNPIGFQLTGSLPASPELIELYKRWQLLYKLIYESFYPSPCWRENHSHEEIEIEDDDITNVSFIEFSHLCHELQLELNSWLKSEPFRKIDQKLRTRLAPTEEIRVILQTEDDCIRRLPWHLWNFFEDYPHAVICLGATDYEPVKRFVKRANQNIRILAILGNSQGIDTQKDRLILEQLPGAETVFLVEPSRRKLDRWLWEQEGWDILFFAGHSSTQEDGEIGKFYINQSESLTIAQLKNALRAAIKRGLHLAIFNSCEGLGLLCQLASLHIPQMIVMREPVPDLVAQEFLKHFLFAFSRGESFYLAAREAVERLQGLESEFPCASWLPAICQNPAEQPLVWFQKANNISPISHSILPTRCHWSAIFTTSLMVTVGIIGMRSLGVFQSWELQAFDLLMRSRPQEQPDPRLLIVTVTEADVRSQPPQERGGASLSDRSLDQLITKLEQFKPRVIGLDIYREIPVKKDYPKLANWMKNSDRFIAICKAGEDNLNAGVPSPPEVPIQNLGFSDVVPDPDGILRRHLLAMAPASPCKTDKSFNFQLATRYLADDGIKPKLTSDKNWQMGDIIFKNLDSNSGGYQGIDNLGHQILINWRSSDSVARKVTLTDVLNNKLTQDLVKDRIVLIGTTAESFHDYRDTPYSAGHWPHQQMSGVVVQGHLVSQILSAVLDDRPLLWVWPKSLEFLWIGFWSLTGGILVWCNRSLGRWGIPILTGVCLLFGLCLGLLILGGWVPLVPSALALVVTSGCLFAYRLHGKNF; this is encoded by the coding sequence ATGAATAAATTAGTGATATTAAATATGGGGAAAGGAGACTTAAATAAAGGCTTTCCTTCGGTGAATGCTCAATTATTTGAAGATGGAAATCCTATCGGGTTTCAATTAACCGGAAGTTTACCTGCTTCCCCAGAATTAATAGAACTTTATAAGCGTTGGCAATTACTGTATAAATTAATTTATGAGTCTTTCTATCCAAGTCCCTGCTGGCGTGAAAATCATAGTCATGAAGAAATTGAAATCGAAGACGATGATATTACCAATGTTTCCTTTATAGAATTTAGTCATTTATGTCATGAATTACAACTCGAACTCAATTCCTGGCTGAAATCTGAACCCTTTCGCAAAATCGACCAAAAATTACGCACAAGATTAGCACCCACAGAAGAAATTCGAGTGATTTTACAAACAGAAGATGATTGTATTCGTCGTCTTCCTTGGCATTTATGGAATTTTTTTGAAGATTATCCCCATGCAGTTATCTGTTTAGGTGCAACAGATTATGAACCTGTAAAACGATTTGTTAAACGCGCTAATCAAAACATTAGAATTTTAGCGATTTTGGGAAATAGTCAAGGAATTGATACTCAAAAAGATCGGCTGATATTGGAACAATTACCGGGTGCTGAAACCGTGTTTTTAGTTGAACCTTCACGGCGAAAATTAGATCGATGGTTGTGGGAGCAAGAGGGTTGGGATATTCTATTTTTTGCCGGACATAGTTCAACTCAAGAAGATGGAGAAATCGGAAAATTTTATATTAATCAAAGCGAAAGCTTAACGATTGCACAATTAAAAAATGCCTTAAGAGCAGCGATTAAAAGGGGTCTTCATTTAGCGATTTTTAATTCCTGTGAAGGGTTAGGATTATTGTGTCAACTGGCTTCTTTGCACATTCCCCAAATGATTGTAATGCGAGAACCTGTTCCTGATTTAGTGGCTCAAGAATTTTTAAAACATTTTTTATTTGCTTTTTCTAGGGGAGAATCTTTTTATTTAGCAGCACGAGAAGCTGTAGAAAGATTACAAGGTTTAGAAAGTGAATTTCCCTGCGCCAGTTGGTTACCTGCTATTTGCCAAAATCCTGCTGAACAACCGCTTGTTTGGTTTCAAAAAGCTAACAATATTAGTCCTATTTCTCACTCAATTTTACCCACTCGATGCCATTGGTCTGCAATTTTTACAACATCACTTATGGTAACAGTAGGAATAATTGGAATGCGATCGCTTGGGGTTTTTCAGTCTTGGGAATTACAAGCCTTTGATTTATTAATGCGATCGCGCCCTCAAGAACAACCCGATCCGCGTCTTTTAATTGTTACTGTAACAGAAGCCGATGTGCGATCGCAACCACCCCAAGAAAGAGGAGGTGCTTCTTTATCCGATCGATCTTTAGATCAACTTATAACGAAACTAGAACAATTTAAACCTCGTGTCATTGGTTTAGATATCTATCGAGAAATTCCAGTCAAAAAAGACTATCCTAAATTAGCAAATTGGATGAAAAATAGCGATCGCTTTATTGCGATTTGTAAAGCGGGTGAAGATAACTTAAATGCAGGTGTACCATCTCCCCCAGAAGTACCCATTCAAAATCTAGGTTTTAGTGATGTTGTCCCCGATCCCGATGGCATTTTACGCCGCCATTTACTCGCAATGGCTCCCGCTTCTCCGTGTAAAACTGATAAATCTTTTAATTTCCAGTTAGCGACTCGTTATTTAGCAGATGATGGGATTAAACCTAAATTGACTTCGGATAAAAACTGGCAAATGGGTGATATTATCTTCAAAAATTTAGACTCTAATAGTGGCGGTTATCAAGGAATTGATAATTTAGGACATCAAATCTTAATTAACTGGCGTTCTTCTGATTCTGTTGCGCGAAAAGTGACCCTAACTGATGTTTTAAACAATAAATTAACTCAGGATTTAGTCAAAGATCGAATTGTTTTGATCGGGACAACCGCCGAAAGCTTTCACGACTATCGAGATACGCCTTACAGTGCCGGACACTGGCCCCATCAGCAGATGTCGGGGGTGGTGGTTCAAGGCCATCTGGTGAGTCAAATTCTCAGTGCTGTTCTCGATGATAGACCGTTGCTGTGGGTTTGGCCGAAAAGTTTGGAGTTTTTGTGGATCGGTTTTTGGTCGCTCACCGGGGGTATTCTGGTTTGGTGTAACAGGTCGCTGGGACGTTGGGGTATTCCGATCTTGACTGGGGTTTGTCTCTTATTTGGATTATGCCTGGGTTTATTAATCTTGGGGGGTTGGGTTCCCCTGGTTCCCTCCGCTTTGGCTTTGGTGGTGACAAGTGGCTGTTTGTTCGCTTACAGGCTTCATGGGAAAAATTTTTAG
- a CDS encoding DUF1822 family protein — translation MSNEEKMTLSFDDLTAMYPEQIWIELFPEELEKAWKQTEYYYTPTSRWNAYLNYITLSNFINWVKADPDIQDSLKVWLTEEDLPSIWEIINGTKLTLGETQFLIIPTDKTNFSEFRIPQEWVDIPNWIAHYYIAVQINSDDHWMRMWGYTTYEKIRKQGKYDPIDRTYILDPEDLTEDLNTMWVARELFPPLPLEVQSLPILSTIEIEAGIEKLSKLTQSSPRLALKFEEWATVISNPETRQQLYQQRLLNSQKKSNSVDHIESQEIKANNLSLWLQNIFEAGWQSFNKLLEIEPQKLAYQFRNNSTLHEFPIKTAKLLDLGMELKGIAVILLVGITLETEKKVAIRVQLHPADGETYLPPYLKLSLLSEEEAILQEVQSRSHDNYIQLKRFKSPAGKSFSIQLSFGNANIKENFVFYPVLSSDNHE, via the coding sequence ATGAGTAACGAAGAAAAAATGACCCTGAGTTTTGACGATTTAACAGCAATGTATCCTGAACAAATTTGGATAGAACTATTCCCAGAAGAACTAGAAAAAGCTTGGAAGCAAACCGAGTATTATTATACTCCTACTTCCCGTTGGAATGCCTATCTAAATTATATAACACTCTCTAATTTCATCAATTGGGTGAAAGCAGATCCTGATATCCAAGACTCTCTTAAAGTTTGGCTAACCGAAGAAGATTTACCCAGTATTTGGGAAATCATTAACGGGACAAAGTTAACATTAGGTGAAACTCAATTTCTTATAATTCCCACCGATAAAACCAACTTTTCCGAGTTTAGGATACCCCAAGAATGGGTTGATATTCCTAACTGGATAGCTCACTATTATATAGCGGTTCAAATTAATTCTGATGACCATTGGATGCGGATGTGGGGGTATACAACTTATGAAAAAATTAGGAAGCAGGGAAAATATGACCCAATAGATCGAACTTACATTTTAGATCCAGAAGATTTAACAGAAGACCTGAATACAATGTGGGTCGCTAGAGAATTATTTCCTCCTCTTCCCTTAGAAGTTCAATCTTTACCTATTTTATCAACTATAGAAATAGAAGCAGGAATAGAAAAATTAAGTAAACTCACCCAATCTTCTCCTAGACTTGCTCTAAAATTTGAAGAATGGGCCACTGTAATTTCTAATCCAGAGACTCGTCAGCAATTGTATCAACAAAGGTTATTAAACTCGCAAAAAAAATCTAACTCAGTTGATCACATTGAGAGTCAGGAAATCAAAGCCAATAATTTAAGTCTATGGTTGCAAAATATCTTTGAAGCGGGTTGGCAATCTTTTAATAAACTATTAGAAATAGAACCCCAAAAATTAGCCTATCAATTTAGAAATAATTCTACTTTGCACGAGTTCCCCATTAAAACTGCCAAGCTGCTAGACTTAGGAATGGAACTCAAAGGAATTGCTGTTATTCTCTTAGTAGGAATAACACTAGAGACTGAAAAAAAAGTAGCCATTCGAGTTCAATTGCATCCGGCTGATGGTGAAACTTATTTACCCCCTTATCTGAAATTAAGTTTGCTCTCGGAGGAGGAAGCCATACTTCAAGAAGTTCAGTCCAGAAGTCATGATAACTATATTCAACTGAAACGATTTAAGTCTCCCGCCGGAAAAAGTTTTTCGATTCAGCTTTCTTTTGGGAATGCTAATATCAAAGAAAATTTTGTATTTTATCCAGTCTTGTCATCTGACAACCATGAATAA
- a CDS encoding DUF928 domain-containing protein: MNNKLFYLIKLAFIGTLTLLGLLNYPQGGFAKPTPSNSESSDNIQIRFQQQDSDGSGRGRPADREGTGSRGDCPPVDVPLTALVPSRNVGSFVEPHPTLWFYVPYKSSEVTSAEFSLQDEQNNDVYRTNFALPQNAGIISLNLAGATPLEINKMYQWYVKIYCTQQKLSTPVFIRGWVQRVAIQPELERQLQTATSPRQRVMLYAKNGIWYSALTELAKLRLTSPQDNNFNQDWANLLRDVGLENLIQKPISGEINL, translated from the coding sequence ATGAACAATAAATTATTCTATCTGATTAAACTCGCCTTTATCGGTACTCTAACATTGCTGGGCTTGCTGAACTATCCCCAAGGAGGATTTGCAAAACCGACCCCATCAAATAGTGAGAGTTCAGATAACATCCAAATTCGCTTTCAACAACAGGACTCCGATGGTTCAGGTCGAGGAAGACCCGCAGATAGAGAAGGAACAGGAAGTCGGGGTGACTGTCCTCCGGTGGATGTACCACTCACCGCCTTAGTCCCCAGTCGGAATGTGGGGTCTTTTGTGGAACCTCATCCCACTTTATGGTTTTATGTTCCGTATAAATCCAGTGAAGTCACTTCGGCAGAATTTTCCTTACAAGATGAACAAAACAATGATGTCTACCGAACTAATTTTGCCTTGCCTCAAAACGCCGGTATTATTAGTTTAAATCTGGCAGGAGCTACCCCGTTAGAAATTAACAAAATGTATCAATGGTACGTCAAAATTTATTGTACTCAACAGAAATTATCAACTCCTGTTTTTATTCGGGGATGGGTACAACGGGTGGCGATACAACCCGAATTAGAAAGACAGTTACAGACAGCAACTTCACCCCGTCAACGAGTTATGTTGTATGCTAAAAATGGGATTTGGTATTCAGCTTTAACAGAGTTAGCTAAACTTCGTCTAACTTCCCCACAGGATAATAATTTTAATCAAGATTGGGCAAATTTATTGCGAGATGTAGGTTTAGAAAATTTGATTCAAAAACCCATTTCTGGAGAAATTAATCTATGA
- a CDS encoding CHAT domain-containing protein — protein MKIRVQKIILAFLTGFFIAWGLMLFPAFPQSTPQLSDPQVLVEHSRERYQAGDFSEAVTILKQAIHDFKIQGNKQGQAIALSNLSLVLQKLGQLETAYFYITESLSLLTHPEFPQSPIILAQSLEIRGQLELEMGSSEQALRSWKQAANIYEGIDDPIAKIRTQINIAQALQTLGMYRQAKSTLEQVEHDLQTQPDSIMKAIALRSLGNVLQLVGDLETALIVLEKSQEIAENLDSPIEFGATLLSLGNAQKSLGNKAQIPEYTASIGTIIPLSCPQYSLNKNTLNHYNQAIQFYEKSALVSPLIITQTQAKINQLNNLLKLQKWADIKNLYLEIQLNLTKMSPNQNSIYAKINLAHNLACFKQFTATDTPSWLEIAQTLTEAIQQAKNIGNQRLEAYAIGTLAGIYLKNNNIEQAQKLTQNALILAQQIKAEDIAYLWYWQLGYLLKIQGDIKGAIICYNEAINILKSLRSDLVTLNPDIQFSFRDNVEPVYRQFVDLLLQTENNIPVSQDNLKQARDVIEALQLSELENFFREACLEAKPQQIDEIVDKIDPTAAVIYPIILSNRLEIILKLPTDSEFYHFTTYKPETEVESHLEQLQQYLREPDRTNDVKKLSQEVYYWLIKPLETELEKKQIKTLVFILEGSLRNLPMSVLYDEEKQQYLIQKYAIAVAPGLQLLKPQLLQKRELYALIGGVSEERQIAEQKFTALENVQLELQEIKSEIRRSQQLLNQSFTEIDLKNKIGSNPFSVVHLATHGQFSSNQDQTFILTWETLLKAKEFDYLLRLRDSTNSTAIELLVLSACQTAAGDKRATLGLAGIAVRAGARSTLATLWSVDDESTTKLMSLFYQQFANINVTKAEALRRAQLMLLDEYEIPYFWSPYVLVGNWL, from the coding sequence ATGAAAATTCGAGTTCAAAAAATTATACTTGCTTTCTTAACAGGATTTTTTATTGCTTGGGGTTTGATGTTATTTCCAGCTTTCCCTCAGTCTACTCCCCAACTATCCGATCCTCAAGTATTAGTTGAACACAGTCGAGAACGTTATCAAGCCGGAGATTTTTCTGAAGCCGTAACAATTTTAAAACAAGCAATTCATGATTTTAAAATTCAAGGGAATAAACAGGGACAAGCGATCGCTTTAAGCAATCTTTCCTTAGTGTTACAGAAACTCGGACAATTAGAAACCGCTTATTTTTATATTACAGAAAGTCTCAGTTTATTAACTCATCCAGAATTTCCTCAATCTCCAATAATTCTAGCGCAAAGTTTAGAGATTCGAGGTCAATTAGAGTTAGAAATGGGTTCATCAGAACAAGCGTTAAGAAGTTGGAAACAAGCTGCTAATATTTACGAGGGTATTGATGATCCTATTGCTAAAATTCGCACCCAGATTAATATTGCTCAAGCACTGCAAACCTTGGGAATGTACCGTCAAGCCAAATCAACATTAGAACAGGTTGAACATGACTTACAAACCCAACCTGATTCTATTATGAAAGCGATCGCTTTGCGGAGCCTTGGGAATGTTTTACAATTAGTCGGTGATTTAGAAACTGCTTTAATCGTTTTAGAAAAAAGTCAAGAAATTGCTGAAAATTTAGACTCTCCAATCGAATTTGGTGCGACGTTACTGAGTTTAGGAAATGCCCAAAAATCATTGGGTAACAAAGCGCAAATTCCTGAATATACTGCTAGTATAGGAACAATTATACCCTTATCTTGTCCTCAATACTCCCTTAACAAGAATACTTTAAATCACTATAATCAGGCGATTCAATTTTACGAAAAATCTGCTTTAGTTTCGCCTTTAATAATAACACAAACGCAAGCAAAAATCAATCAATTAAATAATTTATTAAAATTGCAAAAATGGGCAGATATAAAAAACTTATATTTAGAAATTCAGTTAAATTTAACAAAAATGTCTCCCAATCAAAATTCTATTTATGCCAAAATTAATTTAGCTCATAATCTGGCTTGCTTCAAACAATTTACCGCTACAGATACACCCTCTTGGCTAGAAATCGCTCAAACTCTTACTGAGGCTATTCAACAGGCTAAAAATATTGGGAATCAACGACTAGAAGCTTATGCAATAGGTACATTAGCCGGAATATATCTTAAAAATAATAATATTGAGCAAGCCCAAAAATTAACCCAAAATGCTCTAATATTAGCGCAACAAATTAAGGCTGAAGATATTGCTTATTTGTGGTATTGGCAGTTAGGCTATTTACTGAAAATTCAAGGGGATATTAAAGGCGCAATAATATGTTATAATGAAGCTATAAATATTCTCAAATCCTTACGCAGTGATTTAGTTACGTTAAATCCAGATATTCAATTTTCCTTTCGAGATAATGTTGAACCCGTTTATCGTCAATTCGTTGATTTACTCTTACAAACAGAAAATAATATCCCCGTGAGTCAAGACAATTTAAAACAAGCTCGTGATGTCATTGAAGCTCTTCAATTAAGCGAATTAGAAAACTTTTTCCGAGAAGCTTGTTTAGAAGCTAAACCCCAACAAATTGACGAAATTGTTGATAAAATCGATCCGACCGCAGCCGTCATTTATCCGATTATTTTATCCAACCGTTTAGAAATTATCCTGAAATTACCAACCGACAGCGAATTTTATCATTTTACCACCTACAAACCTGAAACGGAAGTTGAGAGTCATCTCGAACAATTACAGCAATATTTAAGAGAACCAGACCGAACAAATGATGTTAAAAAACTCTCTCAAGAAGTATACTATTGGTTAATTAAACCCTTAGAAACTGAATTAGAGAAAAAGCAAATCAAGACATTAGTATTTATTTTAGAGGGTTCTTTGCGAAATCTTCCTATGTCTGTGCTGTATGATGAGGAAAAGCAACAGTATTTAATCCAAAAATATGCTATTGCTGTCGCTCCTGGTTTACAATTGCTTAAACCCCAACTGTTACAGAAGAGAGAATTATATGCTTTAATCGGAGGTGTGAGCGAAGAACGTCAAATTGCAGAGCAAAAATTTACTGCTTTAGAAAATGTTCAGCTAGAATTACAAGAAATTAAATCCGAAATTCGCCGCAGTCAGCAACTTTTGAACCAAAGTTTCACAGAAATTGATCTCAAAAATAAAATAGGATCTAATCCTTTTTCCGTTGTTCATTTAGCTACTCATGGTCAGTTTTCATCTAATCAAGATCAGACTTTTATTTTAACTTGGGAAACCCTTTTAAAAGCCAAAGAATTTGATTATTTACTGCGCTTGCGAGATTCTACTAATTCTACAGCCATCGAATTATTAGTATTAAGTGCTTGTCAAACGGCGGCGGGTGACAAACGAGCCACATTAGGTTTAGCAGGAATAGCTGTGCGTGCGGGTGCACGGAGTACCCTAGCAACATTATGGTCAGTTGATGATGAGTCTACAACTAAATTAATGAGCTTATTTTATCAACAGTTTGCTAATATTAACGTAACCAAAGCTGAAGCATTGCGACGCGCTCAACTCATGTTATTAGATGAGTATGAAATCCCTTATTTCTGGAGTCCCTACGTTTTAGTCGGAAATTGGCTATAG